One Arachis hypogaea cultivar Tifrunner chromosome 18, arahy.Tifrunner.gnm2.J5K5, whole genome shotgun sequence genomic window, TTCAAGTTAGGAGTATATATAagtgacattattattattattattattattattattattattattattattattattattatgtaaataTGGTTGGAGAATATTTTAATCAATCATAATATTTGAGTTAGAGTAATTATAGATTaatcaaaaataatatatgtatagaaatttttgtaataattacagaaattataattaattatttaacgttcataattaattttagaagttATAACAGTATAAGTGATAGAAATTTTTGGTAACAGTAAATAAAGGAAGATTTAGGGTGGTGATTAATGTAGAggattttttattaacaattagagtttgtaaaatataataaaatgtatTAGCTTTCGGATAAggtaatcaattaaatttaggagttaaaatattattacttagtAAATTGGATTTGGTAAAATTGTTTGTCTTAATTAAATTCAGTAACTATGTATGTGGTGTGATTTAATTTAATGTTTGTTTGTGGAGTTACTGGTGATAAATGATTAATAATGATAGGTAATTAGTTGATAAGTTAGGGGGCAATGACTACATTtggtaattaacaaaaaatttagcatgattttatttaattagttaCTCTGGTtagaaaattatgatttttttgtagtaGTATTTGTAATTGTTAATAATTAGACTAGTACTTTATGTTTTTGTAGAGTTCACGGATATTGACCTGTGATCATCCTATGCCCTCGGATCGGTATGATGATAGAGTGGAGGCGCATCTACGGTTTACTGGTTTTTATCATGCGTCCCAGATTGGAATAGTCCAATGTCAGAAGGCGCTGGTGAATGCTTTAGTCGAAAGGTGGCATCCAGATACACATACCTTCCACCTTCCTGTTGGTGAATGTGCTGTGACGCTGGAGGATGTGGCCTTAATTCTCGGTCTTTCGACGAACGGTCTTCCAGTCACAGGGATGACTATTAGTAGTTTTGAAGCCTTAGAGGCGGAGTGTCTGCATCAATTTGGGGTTGCACCAAGAAAGTCAGACTGTAGAGGGAGCTGCATAAAACTGAAATGGCTTCGTGATCTGAAAGAACGTTTACAGTTGACTGATGAAAATAGTATACAGAGATACGTGAAGTGCCATATTATATTGTTGATCGGTACCATATTGTTTGGAGACAAGTCTGGGGCATCTGTGCACTGAAAATTTCTGCCTTTGCTAAGTGATTTTGGCAGTATCGGGCAATACAGTTGGGGTTCGGCATGCCTAACCCACCTTTACAGGGCATTATGCAGGGCATCTCGTTATGACTGTAAGGAGATCAATGGTCCACTCACACTGTTGCTCGTTTGGGCTTTTATCCGAATGCCATATCTAGCATCGGTTCTGAGGGAACCCCGCAGTTTCCCCCTTGCAAATAGGTAACATTATCTTACATTGactatgtatttttatatttagaatCAAGCTGTATTACTGAAATACGGCATATTAGGTGGCGCAACTGGGAGCGTGGAGACCGACGCTTTAGGTTTATTACACTTGCTCACTTTAGGCAGGCATTCGATGATCTTCAAGAAGGCTGGGTATATTTTTGGTTCAGAAGTATCCGATTTTGGTTTAATGTTATTGTTAATTGGATTGTAATCATGAGTCTCGTTAATTTTCACCAGTTTGTCTAGGTTGCTTATGCTGTGGATCGCGTGGATCCGGATATAATTCCTGCTGAAATTTACATGCATTCGGTTGTATGGAGTGCTACAGTGCCATTGGTTTCTTTTGAATGCATTGAGTGGCATGCTACTGATCGGTTTAGGCGACAGTTTGGTTTTGTTCAGGGAGTTTCTCATCAGGAACAGAATCTGGACAAGGCACATGGGGAAGTCCTAACTGGGTCTAAGAATCTTAACTGGGCCACAGCAACAAGTCATTCAGTTTGGGTTATGCAATGGACAAACATGTATCATCATGTTCTTACTGAGCTTCCAATGTCTCCACAGAATCCCTTAGATATTTACATGGACTGGTACCGTAATAAATATGGCCACCACTTGAGGTTGTCGGATCTTGTCGTTCAAGAGAAGGATGGGGGTGATCAGGTCATGAATGATGTGGTTGAAGGGAATGAGGCGAATGAAGAGAATGATGCTTTAGGTGAAGAACAGTTACCACATTCACCGCcacctccaccaccacctccaCCTCCCGAAGAACAACCTCAGTCCTCAAGCCAATATGTACCTCAGACGCAGTTTACCTCATCATACCCAATCCATCAGTAGTATTGGAGTGTGCCACAGTATGACTCAGGTGAAGGAGGTTCTTTTAGCCAGTTGCTTGGGTTCATGGCAGCAGATGTAGGTCAATCACATTATGGCTATAAGTATGATATCATGGCGGGTAGGTATTCATTGGACGCAAGGTTCTTGGGTATCACCTCCTCAAGTGCATCGGGAGGGTTGGTCTCTGGTGACTCTAGTAGAAGTGAAGGTGGTCGAGGAGTTCTTAATAGTCAGAATCCTCATCGTGTTTCAATGAGTCTAATTAAAGAAAATGTTCAGACACTTGATAAAGAGACTGATGAGTATCTTGTAGATGAATCAGATGACGAGGAAGATGATGACACTGATGAGGCTGAAGCATCCCGTAATGATGCATCTGATTATGGTGATGATGCAGGTACTAGTATTGCCTTATTTCTATAGTCAACTGGTTTAATTACATTCATATGACGTGACTCATATATAGTTGTTTGATAAATTAATGGTATTAAAGTCATGTGTGGTATCTTTGTTGAGACTGATAGTACAGATATACTTGTTTGCTTAGTCTATGTAATTATATTCCTGTTGGGATGGTCTGTCTAATTAAATTGTGTACAGGTGAGGCACGTACTCCGGATGAAACGGGCAAAGGCTACAATCTCAGGATTGATCCGTCCCGTCGTAACGCTAATCGATACACTCCATCTGTGTTCAAAAAGGCCGCCAAGAAATGCAAGAAACTTGTGAACGATGTAAAGTGGGCAATCCGAAAGTAGATGTTGTGTTGTATTATTTAACTTTTCAATGTATTAGTTAATGAATCTATGTATCTGTTAACTTTTCAATGTATTTCTTAATGAATCCATGTATTAGTTAACTTTTCAATGTATTACCTAATGAATCTATGTATCTTTTAATAGGGACATGTAAACTTAGTATGCATGATTAATAAGTACATAGAGAAGTTACAATGCTACACATGTTGTTAATTTACTGGACCTGATCTTAACTTGCATGTGTCATAAGAGTACATTGATATAAGTTACAATGTTTCAAATAGCATATTAATACATAACATCTTGAGaaagataatatataaaactACTGAGCATTATGATCGGCAGGTGCACCAGCTGACCGACGGCATCTACTACGGCTATGTCCCTCAGCACCACATTGCCTACATCGCCGTGGAGGATGCAACATTCGCGTGTCCATCTTGTTCGAGAAGCGGGTCATCCTGGGGCGATCTTTGGTCACGCGTCTTAGGAATGGATTGGGTACGAATCGCGGCCCGGTGTAAGCAGGCCATGTAGAAGGATTTTCCAGTGGCCTAAACCTAGCTCGGTAAACCCGTCGAACCTGGTCCATCTTATACACATCATGCACATACTGTTGCCAGTCCTGTCGTTGATTTGCACAACACGCAAACACATGCCGACACAGAATCCGATCCACCTTAAACTCACCACAGTCACATTGACGCCGACGGAGGTCGACAGCATACTCCAGTCCACTAGGCATCTCATGCACTTCAAATACCTCATTTTGCCTGTCGAAGCAATTAACCTGGATATTTCCTGATGCAAGTTGGTTTGCATGCAATTTCGTGGTCACAAGCTCCGAAAATACATGGCCAGCATTAATCCTTGCCTCCGCCTCGGCTCTTTTTCTGGTGAATAGCTCGTTAAGCCTGTAGAATGTTGCTTTGACAAGTGCAGTGATTGGGAGGTTGCATGCACCCTTCAGCACAGAGTTAATACATTCGACTAGGTTTGTCGTCATGTGACCCCATCGGTAACCACCATCAAATGCCAATGCATACTGTTTACGGGGGATTCGGTTTAACCAGTTAGTGTAAGCCTCGCCCCGTTCTCGTAAACGTTGGTAACACACTTCGTACTTACGCACCGTCCGCGAATATCCTgtagaataacaaaaaaaaatataaaaaggggatTTACATACACTAAATGAATGACACGCTATTAATAACAAACTTCCAATTACTCAATATTACCTATATTAACGACAAGTTTTTGCAGGTACGGTGCCTTGAATTTTCTCAGGAAGTTTGACTCAATATGCCTGATGCAGAACATGTGGAAAGCTCTAGGAGGCGACCAAGCTCCATTACTCTGCTCCACGGCTACATTAATAGATTCGTGTCGGTCGGATATCAGTCCCACACCATCCCGAGTCACAACATGTTGTCGCAGGTTACTGAGAAAGAAGTGTCACGCATCAAATGTCTCTCCTTCCACAATAGCAAATGCAATTGGGACGATGTTGTTGTTGTCATCCTGTGAAACTGCCATTAATAGACAACCCTTATACTTTCCATACAAGTGAGTCCCATCCACATGCACAATTGGCTTACAATGCCTGAATGCTCTAATGcaggggtaataactccaaaaGACTCGATGCAATACCCGAATATCACTAACCAAGTCATCgccttgatatgcaggcatagtctcaaaatggacGACAGTTGatggctccttatgacacatggcctcaaaccatataggcaacgcttcgtacgatgcttcccaacctccaaatattttttctactgccttttgcttagccaaccatgctttccgATAACTGACGGTGTAGTTGAACTTCGATTGCACGTCTGCAATAACTGATTTTACCTTTAACGAGGGGTCAGCCTCAACCAATGACTTTATTGCTTCTGTAATTGTGTTTGAAACGAGCTTGGAATGATCCTGAGAAATGGTAGATCTGGTACAAGTGTGACTACTATTATACCTCCGTATCACCCAACAATGCTTCCTGCTGATCATGctaaccctgataagccaatcacacccaaacccatactgtgtacacttcgcataaaatgtcaacggctcCGACTCATACACCCGGTAGTCTACACTTCTTCGAATGCTATACTCTTTCATCGCCCTAATAACAGATTCCCTGGAACTGAATTCCATCCCAATggcaaattcaccatctgcgacaaTAGAAATTTCTGGCGAGACGAcaaccatataaaaaaaattattgcacgGATATTTAATAACCAAATTTAAAGGTACATTAACATTCATTGCATCAATTATGATATACATAAACTTTATATCAGCTTTTATCTCattctaaacaaaataaaaatctaaacacATAATTACCTAAATAATTAACTACATACTAATTTATATTTAACTAAACCaataactaattaaataaaaCTATTATCTTAAACTTACCTAAATAATAACAAATACGTACCTACACTCATATATTCCGGAAACTCCGGAACATGCATGGCCTGCAAATCCAACACTCGCATgaaagatggctcctcaaacggcaCTTCGTTCACGAGTGCATTTGCCACGTCTGTCACATCTGGGGCCACAGTGCCATCACCTTGCTCTTCATCTCCGTCTGGACCGACAACTTCGTAATTGCTTTCAAACTCTTAttcactgtcactattgtaaTCTTCTTGTACAATATTCCGGTCGGCCTCAGATTGTTCGAATTCAATGTACAACTCGATGAACAAGATTCGGGCACGACTTTCaaaatacattgaaaacatctcttgcaaACTCGCTTCGTCCGTTACATATTTGGTTTCAAATTGGACGAATCCACCAAACACCGGTATGGGATATCTGTATAAAATACAAGATATTTTTCTCGACATCTCAGAATCAATCTTCTCACAGATCACACCTTTGAGCTTTTCAAATGAGATTGTGAagggaataacaacatctaacggattttcacaaataaatttcacTCCTTCAGAagtttgtaacaaaatctgaccaaaGTAATACATTTTTAAAAGAACTCTATCATCCATCTCTCTCACTTACCTAAATAAGAATAGAAACttcaaaaccaaaattttttacTTCATTTTACAGAAACTAAGAAGGACACAggtagaagagaggagaagaagtgGTCGAGCAAGAAGAAGAACCAGATCTGAAATCTTCTTCACGACACACACccttttgtgtatatatatatgcaccCATAACTCGGACCCAGCGATTACTTGCTTCTGATTCAAAAAATTATAACACTCAAATCAGACCATGCGACTTCTTTTAggaatttttaatcaaaatttaaccaCACACCCAACTCGGACCCTGCGATTACTTGCTTCTGatttaaaaaaaactatgaaACCCAAATCGGAACATGAGACTTGTCAAACGAATTTTTAATCAATCTTTAAACACTCACAACACAGAGGGTCCGATTAGGGTGTTGCTGCATTTTCAAATTTTTCCTCCAttcaaatcggaccatccgattttgTCACCCTATTTTCGTTGCAAAGTACTCGCACGGTCCGAGTTCTCCAACCTTCTACTGAGCAAAAAATTACCCCACACAATAGTCTAGCTCCCATGTGTCCCATAACCATGCGCAACATAACCCTGGTCCCATAACTAAAAAAATGAGCCCATATATGTTCATTATTTTAAAGTGTAGGATTAGGGTGTGTTTAGAAAAtatcaaaaactatttttttagatttttaacttatgaaaaatcacattaatattatttaatattatttttaattaatatttttaactttttaaaaaattatttaaaaactttttaataagtaaaaaaaatatctttttttctttttgttttttttactcttatatattaaaatatctttaaaacaagtgctttaataataaaaatcaatagAAATTCttatatttaacatttttaaaaaaaaatttaattaaattatttatctaaacttATGCTAAATAAATGAAAAGGATTTTATTTCCATTGTTGTGCTCATGCTTACCATTgcgatatatttatttattttttattagcttTTGCGTTGTctcatttttcataataaaaatataaaaaatgatataatattttagaaaaaaaaacttttgtttaaaattacaaatatgattataaaacaaaaaagtaccttttaaaaatatttaaaatttaaaatagcttAAAAACAAAGCTAAGTTGGTTTCTCATGAGTGTGGGTAAGAAAAACCCGAAAATAAGTAAGTAAAAATtaccttttttttatttgttattattattattatttttcaaaatagagCAGCGTCCGATTGACGCTGAGTAGAGGAATTGAAACCCTCTAactcatacatatatatatggtTATAAACCCTCGTTGTTTTTCCATTCTGGTTTCTCGACGCTGCAAAACCAACACCAACAAATTActacttcatcttcttcttctcctccgcATACTCTCATGGTACTCtccctctctatctctctccgTGTCTGCGTTCGATTACGATtcgtgaaattttaaatttgatcttctttttcatcatttccATGTTTTCTTGAGTGCAGGCTTTGCCAAATCAGCAAACCGTCGATTACCCTAGCTTCAAGCTCGTTATCGTCGGCGATGGTGGAACAGGTTTCACTCTCattaatatctttttcttttagcTTTTTTTCCGACCTAAAACTTGAGACCTAGATTAAGCATGTTTAAACGAATGTGTAACTGAATGGAATGTTGGTTGTGACTGATGCTTATAATTTCGTAGCTCGTTCTTTTGTATTTGAATTGAATCACGTTATAAGTAGCGAGATGAATACATTATTTTTCATTGTTGCTTTTTTTTATCTTAAGGTTTTTTTGgttcatattaatattattatttttaaaagatgacTTTGCTTAGTGCTTGAATGATGTGTGGCTCCTTGTCTTCTATTAAACTATGTAGTGTTACCAATTGATTGGGATTAACTTATTtggaatttcaaaaaaaattttcaggaaAGACCACATTTGTGAAGAGACATCTTACTGGTGAATTCGAGAAGAAATATGAACGTGAGCTAGCtagtttcttatttcttatttaatacaatgatttaatttaagaatatatgtaatattaaatgttttttttgttGAACAGCAACCATTGGTGTGGAGGTCCACCCATTGGATTTTTTCACAAACTGCGGGAAGATTCGTTTCTATTGCTGGGATACTGCTGGCCAAGAGAAGTTTGGTGGTTTGAGAGATGGATATTAGTAAGTTCTTTCTATCGGCATCTCTCTGTATGTGAAATTTAATCCACATCCCCTGGAGTCTGAATAGTGTTAAAATTGTTTTTTTGTAAGGTTGTGAAATTCTATGTTGCTTTTTAATGCTTGGAAGTAAATTTGAATATTTTGGTGGTTGTTTGGTTAGCATGTAGGTTATATCCATTTGCTTGTGCAAGGATACTTTCACAGTTTGTTGTCTGTGCTTTGGAATTACATTTTCTGTGGTGACTTGATATGGTCATGTTGTGGTACTTAGATTTGAACTATTAGttgattttacattctcttttttcttcatcataattgataaatTAGAATTTGTTGATTTCTTGGTCATTCTTTA contains:
- the LOC140181490 gene encoding serine/threonine-protein phosphatase 7 long form homolog; amino-acid sequence: MPSDRYDDRVEAHLRFTGFYHASQIGIVQCQKALVNALVERWHPDTHTFHLPVGECAVTLEDVALILGLSTNGLPVTGMTISSFEALEAECLHQFGVAPRKSDCRGSCIKLKWLRDLKERLQLTDENSIQRYVNIGQYSWGSACLTHLYRALCRASRYDCKEINGPLTLLLVWAFIRMPYLASVLREPRSFPLANRWRNWERGDRRFRFITLAHFRQAFDDLQEGWVAYAVDRVDPDIIPAEIYMHSVVWSATVPLVSFECIEWHATDRFRRQFGFVQGVSHQEQNLDKAHGEVLTGSKNLNWATATSHSVWVMQWTNMYHHVLTELPMSPQNPLDIYMDWYRNKYGHHLRLSDLVVQEKDGGDQVMNDVVEGNEANEENDALGEEQLPHSPPPPPPPPPPEEQPQSSSQYVPQTQFTSSYPIHQ